From the Quercus lobata isolate SW786 chromosome 6, ValleyOak3.0 Primary Assembly, whole genome shotgun sequence genome, one window contains:
- the LOC115995027 gene encoding GDSL esterase/lipase EXL3-like has product MKFPSSKPLSCSYIIIFSILLVFNIFHNTTGSTTRLPKNETVPAVIIFGDSIVDTGNNNYIETVAKCDFPPYGRDFIGGKPTGRFSNGKVPADFLAEIFGVKKILPAYLDPNLQLQDLLTGVSFASGGAGYDPLTAKIASVLSLSDQLDLFKNYIKKIKEAVGESRTATILSKSIFIVCAGSNDIANTYFSTPFRIAHYDIPGYTDLMVRSATSFLQELHGLGARRIGVLSLPSIGCVPSQRTLAGGILRGCSESANQAAILFNSKLSSQVDSFNKRLPEARLVYLDIYNPLLAIIQNPSQYGFQEANKGCCGTGKIEVSILCTSFSPETCTNASEYVFWDSYHPSEQTSKILTPIVLDDYIYKFF; this is encoded by the exons ATGAAGTTTCCCTCTTCAAAACCTCTTTCTTGTTcctatataattattttctcaATCCTCCTCGTGTTCAACATTTTCCATAACACTACTGGCAGCACTACAAGGCTGCCTAAGAATGAAACAGTTCCCGCAGTTATAATCTTTGGAGATTCAATAGTGGATACGGGCAACAACAACTACATTGAAACTGTGGCTAAGTGTGATTTCCCACCATATGGGAGAGATTTCATCGGTGGAAAACCAACTGGAAGGTTTAGCAATGGAAAGGTCCCAGCAGATTTTTTAG CTGAAATATTTGGTGTTAAGAAGATTCTACCGGCTTATCTTGATCCAAATCTTCAACTTCAAGACCTCCTTACTGGTGTAAGTTTTGCCTCTGGCGGTGCAGGATATGATCCTCTCACTGCTAAAATTGCG TCTGTCTTATCGTTATCGGATCAATTAGACTTgttcaaaaattacataaagAAGATAAAGGAAGCAGTAGGAGAAAGCAGAACAGCTACTATACTGTCAAAAAGTATATTCATAGTGTGTGCAGGGAGCAATGACATTGCAAATACTTATTTTTCTACACCGTTTAGGATAGCCCATTATGATATTCCTGGATATACTGATCTAATGGTTAGATCAGCTACAAGTTTCTTGCAG GAACTTCATGGACTAGGAGCAAGAAGGATTGGAGTATTAAGCTTACCATCAATAGGGTGCGTGCCATCACAGAGAACACTGGCTGGAGGCATACTGAGAGGGTGTTCTGAGTCTGCAAACCAAGCAGCAATTCTCTTCAATTCAAAGCTCTCCTCCCAAGTGGATTCCTTCAATAAAAGACTTCCAGAAGCTAGGCTTGTTTATTTAGATATCTATAACCCGCTGCTTGCCATCATCCAAAACCCATCTCAATATG GATTTCAAGAGGCAAACAAAGGGTGCTGTGGCACAGGGAAAATAGAGGTCAGCATTTTATGTACCAGTTTTTCACCAGAGACATGTACCAACGCCTCTGAATATGTATTCTGGGACAGTTATCATCCCTCAGAGCAGACCTCTAAAATCCTTACCCCAATAGTCTTGGATGACTATATCTACAAATTCTTCTGA